TGAATGTCGCGACCATTATATGTCGTACTATCTTGACGGTATTGTCGGAAAAATGGTCGGCTTGGTGAAGGATCCGTATCAGCCGCTAACTGTtccatatttgtataaaatcaaTAGTGTCGAACCGCCTCGTCACGACCTTGAATCTCACAATTTTAAGGAAATGGCTGGATATCGATGTGCTCGTGGTGACTTTGATACGCCGTATGATAATTCGGCTGAAACTATCATTAGCAATTTAGATCTGAAGAATTGGAATAAATGTGATGAGGATGTTAGTGAAGCACTTAACTGTGCGATGTTCAATGTCTACAATAATCGGCTGAggtaaatataacaaaaaacgaTTATCAATCTTGGAACCGTGTTCAGGATTGTGGATATGGCTAGTGATGATCTGAAGTACGTTGAGCCGTTGATGAAtgactttttcaaaaaaggttgAAAGGTTGGACGAGCAActacttttaatttaaatgaaagaaatcaaAGAGAATGTCTTAGCACGAAATATCCCTAAATCCTGGGCACAGGTCGTCTTATTCATATTGTACTAACTGCAAGTTTGTCTCACCcttcataacaaaaataatcaaaatatttgtaggGAACGCAGACGTCggtataaaattattaaagagCATGGTCTGCTGGTCGCTAATCGTACACTCAGCTGGTTGTCTAAATATTCCGAAGCATTAGGCTCGAATCAAAGTTCGAATGGAAAGACTAATACCAGCGGCCGATTTATAGCTTTCATGCAACTGATGAGCGGAGTCGGTTTCGACTCAATTGTTGAAGCATTACAGTACGCCCATGACTTGAAGAAATACGTGTTTAGGTGCGTCGCTTGATTCTATTTTGAAAGTTTGGAAAGAATTAATTCATCTTCATTTTCGCTGCAGACTGTATGAAGTTCGTAAGAACGGCATCGAAACCTTTCACGGAGGGAAGATATTTCATAGACTTCGGGCACAGCGACTGTCCAAAATTCGTGACAAACGGGCTGATCAATTTAATTCTCAGTGGGAGTGGAAGCAATTAATGCCGAGTTCAATACCTGCTGCCACATCGAGCAATCCACTggccaatttaattttagttaaTGCGGGCGTCAAGCGAAAATCAACGCCGTTAGACATTTTAGGTAAAAATGTTGACATGTGGGCACTCGTGCGGTCAAGCTAATGAAGAATAATTTCAGGCTTACCCAGCTACGACAAACTGAACGAAGAGGAGAAGGAGTTGTGCAGCACTATACGCTTGGTACCTACCGCATATTTATCGTACAAATCAATGTTAATGTCGGAAAATACAAAGTCTAATAATCTCAGATTAGCGGATGCAAGGCGGTTGATCAAAATCGATGTGAATAAGACTAGACAATTGTACGACTTTCTGTTGAAATCAGGTTTTATAAATAAACCGGAAACGTAGTTTGAAGGCTTGAGGTTTTAAGATCTACAGACTTAGCGACCGACCGATCGTCTgtctttttaaaataattctaACTAGTCTCTCCTATTCGAAATAAATTCCCGTTTTTGTGCTTAGGTGTTTTTGTGTTCGATTCTGATTCAGTTGTGTAAGTCAGTCCCAATTCCCAAGGAACACGAATTCACCGACTTATTTCTATTGAATCCACAGAATTCGAAAACGCTGAAACCCTTCTCATAAGCGAGGTGCACATGCTTCTGCATCACcggaaaaaacaaaacgaatcgGCTGACGAAGAACAAGAATTCTCGGAAGTATTTTTAAAGACATTCGGCTACACGGACATATTTCGTAAATTTAAGAACAAAGAAACAATCGCTGCAGTTCGAAGGTATGATTTTCCTCTCTTCGTTTAAGTGAGAACAAACGAAtttcaattccaaaatttgtcgTTCACAGTTTGTTGATGCAgaaaaaattacataaattcGAGTTGGCAGCACTTGGAAACTTATGTAAGTTATTCAATGCTGTTAGGTTATCATGAATCTGTTCATCGCTTTACTAATTCTGGTTCAATATTTAAGGTCCTGAAGCACCAGAAGAAGCAAAAGCATTGATACCATCGCTCGAAGGTCGTTTTGAAGATGAAGAATTGCGCCAAATTTTAGAAGATATTGGAACTAAGAGAAGTCTTCAGTATTAACAGAAGCACTCAATGTACCACGATCCAACCACAATAAATTACTTCTTGAACactttcattttgtgtttgcTTTCACCTAGACTAATCGTACAGCCAACTATACAGCCAAACTGACTCCAATCGTTTTTGTTAGATTTTGAAACCATAATCAAAGCGTTACGAGTGAACCAAGTGttccaaatgatttttctgcTGAAAATACTGCTATTTATAATTTGGGTTCCTTTATGGCAAGCTCATGATTACTTTCAGTCAGCAAACCTTGTATCTCAACTAACGATAAATGCTTCACTCTTCACATTAATTAACAACCAGACAAACTCCAATTTCTTGCAGATACTCCAATTGTTTCTCCGATCGACCGAAATGAAATATTGAAGGAACTATTCGAAATGATTGGCAGTGAATCGACTAAAATCCAAGGATTAGAGCAACTTG
The sequence above is drawn from the Bradysia coprophila strain Holo2 chromosome IV unlocalized genomic scaffold, BU_Bcop_v1 contig_144, whole genome shotgun sequence genome and encodes:
- the LOC119071220 gene encoding transcriptional adapter 2A isoform X1, with product MSLAPVDVMEEDAADLQFPKESDILSVNAGDFTQQRVQHYRPQYYGQSNLFNCNVCKAVVQEPYIKCAECKNGIFCMQCFSQGAESSEHRNSHDYIIRHDSVRVFPYTNWSARDEKKFIDLMLVNGFGNWDGIAKEMNTKTSDECRDHYMSYYLDGIVGKMVGLVKDPYQPLTVPYLYKINSVEPPRHDLESHNFKEMAGYRCARGDFDTPYDNSAETIISNLDLKNWNKCDEDVSEALNCAMFNVYNNRLRERRRRYKIIKEHGLLVANRTLSWLSKYSEALGSNQSSNGKTNTSGRFIAFMQLMSGVGFDSIVEALQYAHDLKKYVFRLYEVRKNGIETFHGGKIFHRLRAQRLSKIRDKRADQFNSQWEWKQLMPSSIPAATSSNPLANLILVNAGVKRKSTPLDILGLPSYDKLNEEEKELCSTIRLVPTAYLSYKSMLMSENTKSNNLRLADARRLIKIDVNKTRQLYDFLLKSGFINKPET
- the LOC119071220 gene encoding DNA-directed RNA polymerase II subunit Rpb4 isoform X2, with protein sequence MSLAPVDVMEEDAADLQFPKEFENAETLLISEVHMLLHHRKKQNESADEEQEFSEVFLKTFGYTDIFRKFKNKETIAAVRSLLMQKKLHKFELAALGNLCPEAPEEAKALIPSLEGRFEDEELRQILEDIGTKRSLQY